CATCATGCAACAACTATTTGATGAACGCCGCAATGAGCGCGTGTATGATTTTTCACAGCGCCTACAAACAAAACACAACTGTTTAATCAATGAAGACTTGCTCAAAGAAACCGACCAAGCATCGCCAGACACGATTGTCTTGTCTGTCCCTGACGTGTATGAAATTACGTTGGATGAATTTAACCGCTTAGCCATCGACAACAAAAAATGGACTTTCAACCAAAAAAGCGATTACCTCAATTTTCTCGCGAACAAGGCTTCTTGTCTTGCAGAAGCCTACGATAGAGGTTGGTCAGCCAACGAAGTCGAAGGGCCGCTGTCCGTCTGGCGTCGAAAGCGTCTTGCCGAATTATTTTTAAAACATGAGGCGGAAGCCAAGTTGCCGCCTGAAGCAGAAATCAAAAAAGTCTTTGATAAAAACTACGGCCACCCAAACTTGAGTTCGCCGAAATACTATGACCTGAACTATCTGTTTTTTGACGCTGCGTTTAATTTTGCCTTGACGTCATTTGAGAGTTCAATTCGCTTTCAAAATGCGGAAGGCAAAGCCCACGCCGCGCTTCAAGAAATTGAAACAGGTCGCCCGTTCTCCGAAGTCGCCGTCTTCTTCACGAACGACGAAGCCTCGGCTTCCACCGCAGGCCGATTGGGACGAATCCCGTTCAATAAATTGAATGCGCGTTTGCAGTCAATTATCGGCAAATTGGATGCAGGCGAAGTTTCCCGGCCCGAAGTGTTATCCGACACAACAGAAGAGCGATTTGGAATTGAACTATTCTATGTGAAAGGCATTGAGCCTCCCCGCCCTTATACCTTTGAAGAAGCGAAACCAATTCTGACCACAGGGTTCATCGGAAACCAGTATGCGAAAATCCGTGATTCCATGCAATCTAATTTCATTAACTCAAAACCCATAACGCCAGATAAAAATGGAATTCAAAATGCCATCCAATATTTATCCTATTTATCAGAAAAGCCTGATCGACAAGTAGATATTACCTATTATGCACAAACGAAAAAAACAACTCAATCAAAAACGCCGCAAACAGGAAGATAAAACAGAATCTACAATGAAAGTTCTTTTTCTTGCATCAGAAGTCGCGCCGCTCGCCAAAACAGGCGGCCTCGCCGACGTAGCGGGTTCTCTCCCTCAAGCGATACAGAAAAAGGGAGTTGACGTATCGCTTTGTATGCCAAAATACAAAGATGTTGATCTTGAAGCGGTCCCGATTGATACGCTTGAGATTGTTTTTCCCAAAGCGACTTATAAAGGGCGCATTTTAAAAGCAACTCTACCCGGTTCAGATATCCCTTTATTTCTCATTGAACAGGATGAATTTTTTTTACGGGATGGATTGTATAACGAAGCGGGCAAAGATTATCCTGACAACTTGCTGCGGTACTGTTTTTTTTGCCGCGCCTGCTTGGAAATCATAAAGCGCAAACATTATTCCGCCGACATCATTCACGCCAACGACTGGCAGACGGCGATGGCTCCGGTTTATCTCCGGTCGTTGTACGCCGACACAGAAGAACTTTCTCACGTCAGAAGTCTCTTTACCATACACAACCTGGCCTACCAGGGGGCGTTTGAAGTGGGTAAATTTCCAATGACCGGCTTGGATTGGAAATTTTTCCGTCTGGATGGGCTTGAATATTACAATCGCGTCAACCTGATGAAGGGCGGCATTTTGCTCAGCGATCATGTCAGCACTGTCAGCCCCAATTATGCGGATGAAATACAAACGCCGGAATTCGGATGCGGGCTAGACGGCATATTGCGCATGAAAAGCGAACATCTAACCGGCGTATTAAACGGCGCGGATTATTCGCAATGGTCGCCTGACAATGATAAGAGCCTGCCCGTTAATTACGACATCAATACAGTCGAAACCAATAAGCCTATTTGCAAGAAAGCCTTGTTAAAAGAATTTGGCTTGCCGCCGGATAGCGATAAACCGCTCTTTGGCGTTGTCACGCGACTGGCCTCGCAAAAAGGCCTCGACCTACTCGCGGAAGCGATTCCAAAACTGATTAAACGAGGCGCCCAGTTTGTTATTCTCGGAACTGGAGAGCCGCATTTAGAAGATGCATATCGCGCATTGAATACAATCCACCCCAATGCGTGCGGGGTAAAAATCACCTATAACGAACGCCTGTCTCACCTCATACAAGCGGGTTCCGATTTATTTATCGTTCCCTCGCGTTATGAACCGTGTGGATTAACGCAAATGTATGCGCTTCGTTTCGGCTCGATCCCGATCGTGCGTCATACAGGCGGTTTGGCTGATACTATCAAAGATGTCAATTCGTATCCAGACGGCAACGGTTTTGTGTTTTATGACCCCAGTTCCATCGCATTACAAGAAGCCTGTATTCGCGCATTGACCCTCTACCAAAACCAGCATGTTTGGTGGTCAATCGTTAAGCGAGCGATGAAGCAGGATTTTTCCTGGGAAAATTCCGCGCATGAGTACATCAAACTTTACCTTAAAATTGTAAGCGCCAGCAAATAGGCTGAATAAAGGAAACCCATGTCTCAACATCAACCCATATTTCTTCATATTTTCTGGCACCAACACCAACCATGGTACATCGGCCCGGACTCGAATATCGCCTGGATGCCCTGGGTGAGAATGCACGGAGTCAAAGATTATTATGACATGGCGTGGCTCTGCCAACGCTTTGATGGTTGGAAACAAACAATCAATCTTGTCCCCTCGTTGTTGGAGCAACTCAGCGGTCTTTGCAGCGGCGAGTATTCCGACACAGCGCTCGAGCTAAGCCGAAAGCCCGCCGCAGAGTTAACGCGCGATGAAAAACGGGCCATTATTGAACGTTTCTTTGACGCTCATGCGCCGCGCATGGTTGATCCCTACCCGCGCTATGCGGAACTCAATCATAAACGATGCGGTGAAATTGAAGACGCCATCGACCGCTATACCACGCAAGATTATCTTGATCTGCAAGTCTGGTTTAATCTCACCTGGCTTGACCCCATTTGGAAAGAAGACCCCGATGAAATTGCGCCCGCATTAATTAACAAAGGACGCGACTTCACCGAGAGCGATAAATCTCAATTACTCGACCTGCATTTTAAAATTTTAAAACAGATCATACCAATCCATCGGCGCTTAACGGAAAACGGCGGGCTGGAAACCACGACGACGCCGCACTTTCACCCGATACTTCCACTCTTGTGCGATAGCGACATCGCCCGTGT
This Candidatus Hinthialibacter antarcticus DNA region includes the following protein-coding sequences:
- a CDS encoding peptidyl-prolyl cis-trans isomerase; translated protein: MLNKNVRYFIGILIFFAGCYGPTTDVVQRPEANSVAFQIGDNAITTGEVLLTFQETRGFVEFQLHFKKGSDTPTNSSIPSADIKSATHYLQTIAEEIAFETMLAEEAKKIQIEQSEPFQKKMEDVLRDELYQKVIIEDVLNKINISDDDIQQYYQQYREDLFLKENTNVYKVRGIYVYLNQEGRSPELAREKMQQAYQALKNGEPFASVSRRYSEAPANMRGVVNPLPLGSAAAPIEQQLRLLSEGGYSPIFEYKDRLYIFELVEFVGADYLEYEAVHDLIMQQLFDERRNERVYDFSQRLQTKHNCLINEDLLKETDQASPDTIVLSVPDVYEITLDEFNRLAIDNKKWTFNQKSDYLNFLANKASCLAEAYDRGWSANEVEGPLSVWRRKRLAELFLKHEAEAKLPPEAEIKKVFDKNYGHPNLSSPKYYDLNYLFFDAAFNFALTSFESSIRFQNAEGKAHAALQEIETGRPFSEVAVFFTNDEASASTAGRLGRIPFNKLNARLQSIIGKLDAGEVSRPEVLSDTTEERFGIELFYVKGIEPPRPYTFEEAKPILTTGFIGNQYAKIRDSMQSNFINSKPITPDKNGIQNAIQYLSYLSEKPDRQVDITYYAQTKKTTQSKTPQTGR
- the glgA gene encoding glycogen synthase GlgA encodes the protein MHKRKKQLNQKRRKQEDKTESTMKVLFLASEVAPLAKTGGLADVAGSLPQAIQKKGVDVSLCMPKYKDVDLEAVPIDTLEIVFPKATYKGRILKATLPGSDIPLFLIEQDEFFLRDGLYNEAGKDYPDNLLRYCFFCRACLEIIKRKHYSADIIHANDWQTAMAPVYLRSLYADTEELSHVRSLFTIHNLAYQGAFEVGKFPMTGLDWKFFRLDGLEYYNRVNLMKGGILLSDHVSTVSPNYADEIQTPEFGCGLDGILRMKSEHLTGVLNGADYSQWSPDNDKSLPVNYDINTVETNKPICKKALLKEFGLPPDSDKPLFGVVTRLASQKGLDLLAEAIPKLIKRGAQFVILGTGEPHLEDAYRALNTIHPNACGVKITYNERLSHLIQAGSDLFIVPSRYEPCGLTQMYALRFGSIPIVRHTGGLADTIKDVNSYPDGNGFVFYDPSSIALQEACIRALTLYQNQHVWWSIVKRAMKQDFSWENSAHEYIKLYLKIVSASK